In a single window of the Subtercola sp. PAMC28395 genome:
- a CDS encoding thymidine kinase: MAKLYFRYGAMNSGKSTALLQAAFNYEERGHRVLIAKPATDTKGDRQVVSRLGVTRDVDFLVSPDDSLFEAFQQHRDETHGVRHRDVITDEPGAVSSDVSSDVSSDVSCLLIDEAQFLTRDQVDDALRIALIESVPVLAYGIRTDFLTSAFPGSARLLEVAHSLEELKTICRCGRKAIFNPRLVNGRFVFDGDQVAIDGDAVTYESLCGVCYLEESNGLLGAAHRD; this comes from the coding sequence GTGGCAAAACTCTACTTTCGGTACGGCGCGATGAACAGCGGCAAGAGCACGGCCCTGCTGCAGGCCGCGTTCAACTACGAAGAGCGCGGGCACCGGGTGCTCATCGCCAAGCCGGCGACCGACACGAAGGGCGACCGGCAGGTCGTCTCGCGACTCGGCGTGACGCGAGACGTGGATTTTCTGGTCTCTCCCGACGATTCTCTCTTCGAGGCGTTCCAGCAGCACCGCGATGAAACGCATGGCGTGCGGCACAGAGACGTCATCACTGACGAACCCGGCGCTGTGAGCAGTGACGTGAGCAGTGACGTGAGCAGTGACGTGAGCTGCCTCCTCATCGACGAGGCGCAGTTCCTCACGCGAGACCAGGTGGATGATGCGCTCCGCATCGCCCTGATCGAGAGCGTGCCCGTGCTGGCCTACGGCATCCGCACCGATTTCCTCACCAGCGCGTTTCCCGGCAGCGCCCGCCTGCTCGAGGTGGCACACAGCCTCGAAGAGCTCAAGACGATCTGCCGGTGCGGTCGCAAGGCGATCTTCAACCCGCGGCTCGTCAACGGCCGATTCGTCTTCGACGGCGACCAGGTCGCGATCGACGGCGATGCTGTCACGTACGAATCCCTCTGCGGGGTCTGCTACCTCGAGGAGAGCAACGGCCTGCTGGGCGCAGCCCACCGCGACTGA
- a CDS encoding Rv2578c family radical SAM protein, with protein sequence MRWSGQELGATDDSALPGLARLNNLVRSVQTPEFAGMTFHEVLAKSAINKVPGQSTMPFGYTINPYRGCSHACTYCFARPTHTYLDLDAGTDFDSQIIVKVNVAEVLTRELQKPSWGRHPVALGTNTDPYQRAEGRYSLMPGIISALAESGTPFSILTKGTLLRRDLALLAAAAEVVPVDIAMSIAVFDEELQQSVEPGTPTAKARLATVKAVRDAGLNCSVFMMPILPHLTDTTTHLDAALAAITEAGATNVIYSALHLRPGVKPWFMQWLGREHPELVESYRSMYFGAASYAPKEYRKWLAARIRPLMARHRISVGEEDEVTGGVRSSALDPALARGPAMVRSHESVREQASIQHLKPNSNPAATSRLTASGVARHVDASQSLF encoded by the coding sequence ATGCGTTGGAGCGGGCAGGAACTGGGTGCGACAGATGATTCCGCGCTGCCTGGGCTCGCTCGGCTGAACAATCTGGTCCGAAGCGTGCAGACGCCGGAATTCGCGGGTATGACGTTTCACGAGGTTCTCGCGAAGTCGGCTATCAACAAGGTCCCTGGGCAGAGCACGATGCCGTTCGGTTACACGATCAATCCGTACCGCGGGTGCAGTCACGCGTGCACCTACTGTTTCGCACGACCCACGCACACCTACCTCGACCTCGACGCCGGCACCGATTTCGACAGCCAGATCATCGTGAAGGTGAACGTGGCCGAGGTGCTCACGCGTGAGCTCCAGAAGCCGTCGTGGGGCAGGCATCCAGTCGCCCTGGGCACGAACACCGACCCGTACCAGAGGGCCGAAGGGCGTTACTCGCTGATGCCGGGAATCATCTCCGCGCTCGCGGAGTCGGGTACGCCGTTCTCGATTCTCACCAAGGGCACTCTGCTTCGTCGCGACCTGGCGCTGCTGGCAGCGGCAGCCGAGGTGGTGCCGGTCGACATCGCCATGTCGATCGCGGTGTTCGATGAAGAACTGCAGCAGTCGGTTGAGCCGGGCACGCCGACGGCGAAGGCGCGGCTCGCCACGGTGAAAGCTGTTCGCGACGCTGGGTTGAACTGCTCGGTGTTCATGATGCCGATCCTTCCGCACCTCACCGACACCACGACGCACCTTGATGCGGCGCTGGCCGCCATCACCGAGGCCGGGGCGACGAACGTGATCTACTCGGCCCTGCACCTGAGGCCGGGGGTGAAACCGTGGTTCATGCAGTGGCTGGGGCGCGAGCATCCGGAGCTCGTCGAGTCGTATCGGTCGATGTACTTCGGTGCCGCGTCGTACGCGCCGAAGGAGTACCGAAAGTGGTTGGCCGCACGGATTCGGCCGCTGATGGCCAGACACCGCATTTCGGTGGGGGAGGAAGACGAGGTCACCGGTGGTGTGCGGTCGTCGGCGCTGGATCCTGCATTGGCGCGAGGGCCAGCCATGGTGAGGAGTCACGAGTCGGTTCGGGAGCAGGCTTCGATTCAGCACCTGAAGCCGAACAGCAACCCGGCGGCCACATCGCGGCTGACCGCCAGCGGCGTTGCTCGGCACGTCGATGCGTCACAGTCGCTCTTCTGA
- a CDS encoding metallophosphoesterase: MTSHFGRAAATTLAVGAAAGAAAFAWGTLVERQLFTLRRVSAPVLAPGSKPIRVLHLSDLHLAPWQAGKQEWVRSLAALKPDLIVDTGDNLGHIEAYAALERTLEPLRGIPGVFVNGSNDYWAPGFKNPLKYFLGPSKTNTAPVALDLEREHGIFAALGWKDLNNAAAAIDINGTHIEFFGVDDPHRHYDKLESVSGALDSLRETEAENAPDEEALEERNTLVIGVAHAPYQRVLNAFLVHGAEVMFAGHTHGGQVCVPGFGALVTNCDIPRKQVKGLSTWARGRRRAFLNVSAGLGTSIYAPVRFACLPEATLLTLTAKP; this comes from the coding sequence GTGACATCTCACTTCGGCCGTGCGGCCGCAACGACTCTCGCAGTCGGGGCGGCCGCCGGAGCAGCCGCGTTCGCCTGGGGCACGCTGGTCGAACGCCAGCTCTTCACCCTGCGCCGGGTCTCAGCCCCGGTGCTCGCACCCGGCTCGAAGCCCATCAGGGTGCTGCATCTCTCCGACCTGCACCTGGCCCCCTGGCAGGCGGGCAAGCAGGAGTGGGTACGCTCGCTCGCCGCACTGAAACCTGATCTCATCGTCGACACCGGCGACAACCTCGGCCACATCGAGGCGTACGCGGCACTCGAGCGTACGCTGGAGCCTCTGAGGGGCATTCCCGGTGTCTTCGTCAACGGATCGAACGACTACTGGGCGCCCGGCTTCAAGAACCCATTGAAGTACTTTCTCGGCCCCTCGAAGACGAATACCGCACCGGTCGCCCTCGACCTCGAGCGTGAACACGGCATCTTCGCCGCCCTCGGCTGGAAAGACCTCAACAACGCCGCGGCGGCAATCGACATCAACGGAACGCACATCGAGTTCTTCGGTGTCGACGACCCGCACCGCCACTACGACAAGCTCGAATCCGTCTCGGGTGCCCTCGATTCCCTCCGCGAGACAGAGGCCGAGAACGCCCCAGACGAAGAAGCACTCGAAGAGCGCAACACCCTCGTCATCGGCGTCGCCCACGCCCCGTACCAGCGCGTACTCAACGCGTTCCTCGTCCACGGTGCCGAGGTCATGTTCGCCGGGCATACCCACGGCGGCCAGGTCTGCGTTCCCGGCTTCGGTGCCCTCGTCACCAACTGCGACATTCCCCGCAAGCAGGTCAAGGGCCTGAGCACCTGGGCTCGCGGCCGTCGCAGGGCCTTTCTTAACGTCTCTGCGGGCCTCGGAACGTCGATCTACGCCCCCGTACGCTTCGCCTGCCTCCCCGAGGCCACCCTGCTGACTCTCACGGCCAAACCCTGA
- a CDS encoding transglycosylase domain-containing protein: MSAPKRKVSGAVGALLGVVGISAIAGVLITAMVTPALAVTGLAANSTISVFENLPSYIKPDALSQTSSLYGKNQDGSNVLLASFYVQNRQTVGWNDISQYVKDALVSTEDPRFYVHGGIDVQSTTRALVGNFISGGIQSGASTISQQYVKNILVQRAEAISDPDQEKAAYAEATATTFDRKLKEMKLAIGLEKEYSKDDILLGYLNISLFGGRVYGIQAASEYYFGVGANQLTLPQAASLIATVNEPEALRIDIPENIDFNKARRDKDVLASMLKEHTITQQQFDDAVATPVEPHITEPSTGCQTAISGAGFFCDYVKKIIEQDKIFGETADIREKNLTTGGYKIYTTLDMNLQKSADDTTKYYIPYSGSALDLGSSLVTVEPGTGRVTSMAQNKNFSEAPDAPADATSVNYSTDAAYGGSTGFQVGSTYKLFTLIAWLQAGHSLGDIVNGGNGQKFNMASFKNCEGTTGGSYSPQNDAGEAGGRASVLTQFEESVNNAFIAMSQQLDACAIRDVATSLGVHRADNTPLQTNITAVLGTNEIAPLTMAAAYAGVINQGKFCTPVAIDSITDASGAPVAVPQTTCTQAIDPKIATAANYAMQGVIQSGTATPANPRDGVSHAGKTGTTDNEESVWLVGGTTKLVTASMTANVSGHVSIRHTTIYGPGSGGVNSGQSRLLMWRDFYKNTADAYGGDGFPTPDRNLTVGASVTIPDVSGLSVDAADAKLTAAGFVTADGGQVDSDKPAGQIARTDPPAGTSITKGSNVTMYTSNGKLSALPDTTDQSLAAAASALNGWNVTTTASTDPKCTPDTVVSQSPGAGLVNKSATTVALVVCPKK, from the coding sequence ATGTCTGCCCCGAAACGTAAGGTTAGTGGCGCGGTCGGAGCTCTCCTCGGTGTTGTGGGCATCAGCGCAATCGCTGGCGTCCTCATCACCGCCATGGTGACGCCCGCCCTCGCCGTCACCGGCCTCGCCGCCAACAGCACCATCAGCGTGTTCGAGAACCTGCCGAGCTACATCAAGCCCGACGCTCTCTCGCAGACTTCCAGCCTCTACGGCAAGAACCAGGACGGCTCGAACGTGCTGCTCGCGTCGTTCTACGTTCAGAACCGCCAGACCGTCGGCTGGAACGACATCTCGCAGTACGTGAAAGACGCCCTGGTCTCCACCGAAGACCCCCGTTTCTATGTGCACGGCGGCATCGATGTGCAGTCGACCACCCGTGCGCTCGTCGGCAACTTCATCTCGGGCGGCATCCAGAGTGGCGCGTCGACGATCTCGCAGCAATACGTCAAGAACATTCTCGTGCAGCGCGCCGAGGCCATCAGTGACCCCGACCAGGAGAAGGCTGCCTACGCCGAGGCCACGGCGACAACCTTCGACCGCAAGCTCAAAGAGATGAAGCTCGCGATCGGGCTCGAGAAGGAATACAGCAAAGACGACATCCTGCTCGGCTACCTGAACATCTCGCTGTTCGGCGGCCGTGTGTACGGTATCCAGGCAGCGTCGGAGTACTACTTCGGCGTCGGCGCAAACCAGCTCACGCTCCCCCAGGCCGCCAGCCTCATCGCCACGGTGAACGAGCCCGAAGCGCTGCGCATCGACATCCCCGAGAACATCGACTTCAACAAGGCCCGGCGCGACAAAGACGTTCTCGCCTCCATGCTCAAAGAGCACACCATCACCCAGCAGCAGTTCGACGACGCCGTCGCAACGCCCGTTGAGCCCCACATCACCGAGCCCTCCACCGGCTGCCAGACGGCCATCAGCGGCGCCGGCTTCTTCTGCGACTATGTGAAGAAGATCATCGAGCAAGACAAGATCTTCGGCGAAACTGCAGACATCCGTGAGAAGAACCTCACCACCGGCGGCTACAAGATCTACACGACCCTCGACATGAACCTGCAGAAGTCTGCCGACGACACGACGAAGTACTACATCCCCTACAGCGGTTCAGCCCTCGACCTGGGCAGTTCGCTCGTCACCGTTGAGCCCGGCACGGGCCGCGTCACCTCCATGGCCCAGAACAAGAACTTCTCTGAAGCTCCGGATGCTCCCGCCGACGCCACCTCGGTGAACTACTCGACCGACGCCGCGTACGGCGGCTCGACTGGTTTCCAGGTCGGATCGACCTACAAGCTGTTCACCCTCATCGCCTGGCTGCAGGCAGGGCACTCGCTCGGTGACATCGTCAACGGCGGCAACGGGCAGAAATTCAACATGGCGAGCTTCAAGAACTGCGAGGGCACAACCGGTGGCTCGTATTCACCGCAGAACGATGCCGGAGAAGCGGGCGGTCGCGCAAGCGTGCTGACCCAGTTCGAGGAGTCGGTGAACAACGCGTTCATCGCCATGTCGCAGCAGCTCGACGCCTGTGCCATCCGCGACGTCGCAACCTCGCTCGGCGTGCACCGCGCAGACAACACGCCGCTGCAGACCAACATCACCGCAGTCCTCGGAACGAATGAGATCGCTCCGCTGACGATGGCTGCCGCCTACGCCGGCGTCATCAACCAGGGCAAGTTCTGCACCCCCGTCGCCATCGACAGCATCACCGATGCCTCGGGCGCCCCCGTTGCTGTGCCGCAGACCACGTGCACCCAGGCCATCGACCCGAAGATCGCAACTGCGGCGAACTACGCGATGCAGGGCGTAATCCAGAGCGGAACGGCGACGCCCGCGAACCCGCGTGACGGTGTCTCCCACGCAGGAAAGACGGGAACCACCGACAACGAAGAGAGCGTCTGGCTCGTCGGCGGCACGACCAAACTGGTGACCGCCTCGATGACGGCCAACGTGAGCGGGCACGTGTCGATCCGGCACACCACCATCTACGGCCCCGGCAGCGGCGGCGTCAACAGCGGCCAGTCGAGGCTGCTGATGTGGCGCGACTTCTACAAGAACACCGCCGATGCGTACGGCGGCGACGGCTTCCCGACGCCTGACCGCAACCTCACCGTCGGTGCCTCGGTCACGATTCCTGATGTATCCGGACTCTCGGTCGATGCAGCCGATGCGAAACTCACCGCAGCCGGCTTCGTGACGGCAGACGGTGGTCAGGTCGACTCAGACAAGCCAGCGGGCCAGATCGCCCGAACCGACCCACCGGCCGGCACCAGCATCACCAAGGGCTCGAACGTCACGATGTACACGAGCAACGGCAAACTGAGCGCGCTGCCCGATACAACCGACCAATCCCTGGCGGCCGCCGCGTCTGCCCTCAACGGGTGGAACGTCACGACAACAGCGAGCACCGACCCGAAGTGTACGCCAGACACCGTGGTGAGCCAGAGCCCTGGAGCCGGGCTCGTCAACAAGTCGGCGACCACGGTTGCGCTCGTCGTCTGCCCGAAGAAGTAG
- a CDS encoding transglycosylase domain-containing protein produces the protein MRRDSWRRNGWRRNDSESKHRSPGKPGAIAGFIGASVIAGVLVTAIVTPAVAVTGVAVDSTLGLFENLPSYIKPDTLSQTSSIYSQNADGSQTLLASFYDQDRQEVGWNDISQNFKDAIVSTEDPRFYVHGGMDVQSTTRALFANLLSGGITSGASTISQQYVKNILVQRAEAISDPAQEAAAYADATATTPDRKLKEMKLSIGLEKEYSKNDILLGYMNIALFGGRVYGIQAASQYYFGVNANALTIPQAASLAAMVNEPEGLRIDVPANIDANKARRDKDVLASMLKEHAITQAQFDDAVATPVTPNITEPSTGCQTATNGAGFFCDYVKDIILNDPTFGATADDRSNALNRGGYRIVTTLDPTLQAAANQSMSDYVPSSMSSVDIGGAFVTVQPGTGKVLAMAQNKTYSQDPSADPATNTAINYSTDAAYGGSTGFQNGSTSKLFVLLDWLKTGHSLGDIVNGANKQTFTSKNITNSCGDPVGTYTAGNDAGEVGGNAPVLTQFEDSVNNAFLNMATKLDLCDINAIAKGFGMQRADGKAMDTGLYATVLGGNEVSPLTMAAAYAGVANNGAYCTPVAISSITDSTGAAVAVPQSSCTQVVDPKIAQAALYAMQGVIQSGTATAANPADGTAHFGKTGTTDSEKDVWLVGGTSKVVSASWVGNVTGNVSIRQTTVTGGNGVKVGSGLSRLYLWKEFYKGTADAQGGSSFPAPDSSMTRNSGKAPTPTPTPTATPTPSPSSSGGTGSGATTPAPGPTSTPTPTPSPAVTLPGVVPPAG, from the coding sequence TTGAGGCGAGACAGCTGGAGGCGAAACGGTTGGAGGCGAAACGACTCCGAAAGCAAGCACAGGTCGCCCGGCAAGCCGGGGGCCATCGCGGGCTTCATCGGCGCCAGCGTCATCGCCGGAGTCCTCGTGACCGCGATCGTGACACCGGCCGTTGCCGTCACCGGGGTCGCGGTCGACAGCACGCTGGGGCTGTTCGAGAACCTGCCGAGTTACATCAAGCCCGACACGCTCTCGCAGACCTCGAGCATCTACTCGCAGAACGCTGACGGCTCGCAGACCCTGCTCGCCTCCTTCTACGACCAGGACCGCCAGGAGGTCGGCTGGAACGACATCTCGCAGAACTTCAAAGACGCCATCGTCTCGACCGAAGACCCGCGTTTCTACGTGCACGGGGGCATGGATGTGCAGTCCACGACCAGGGCGCTCTTCGCCAATCTGCTGTCGGGAGGGATCACCTCGGGCGCATCCACCATCTCGCAGCAGTACGTTAAGAACATTCTGGTGCAGCGCGCCGAGGCGATCAGCGACCCCGCCCAGGAGGCCGCGGCCTACGCCGATGCGACCGCGACCACACCTGACCGCAAACTCAAAGAGATGAAGCTCTCGATCGGTCTCGAGAAGGAGTACAGCAAGAACGACATTCTGCTCGGGTACATGAACATTGCACTGTTCGGGGGTCGGGTGTACGGCATCCAGGCCGCTTCGCAGTACTACTTCGGGGTGAATGCCAATGCGCTCACCATTCCGCAGGCCGCCAGCCTCGCCGCCATGGTCAACGAACCCGAGGGCTTGCGCATCGATGTGCCGGCCAACATCGACGCCAACAAGGCCCGCCGCGACAAAGACGTTCTGGCTTCGATGCTCAAAGAGCACGCCATCACCCAGGCACAGTTCGACGATGCGGTGGCCACGCCCGTGACGCCGAACATCACCGAACCGTCGACAGGGTGCCAGACGGCCACGAACGGCGCCGGCTTCTTCTGCGACTACGTGAAAGACATCATTCTGAACGACCCGACCTTCGGTGCGACGGCGGATGATCGATCCAACGCTTTGAACCGAGGCGGCTACAGGATCGTGACCACACTCGACCCCACGCTGCAGGCGGCGGCGAACCAGTCGATGAGCGACTATGTGCCCTCGTCGATGTCGAGCGTGGATATCGGCGGAGCGTTCGTGACCGTTCAGCCCGGCACCGGCAAGGTGCTGGCGATGGCGCAGAACAAGACATACAGCCAGGATCCGTCGGCCGACCCCGCCACGAATACGGCGATCAACTACAGCACGGATGCCGCCTACGGAGGTTCGACCGGTTTTCAGAACGGGTCGACGAGCAAACTGTTCGTGCTGCTCGACTGGTTGAAGACCGGGCATTCGCTCGGTGACATCGTCAACGGTGCCAACAAACAGACGTTCACGTCGAAGAACATCACGAACAGCTGCGGTGACCCCGTCGGGACCTACACCGCCGGAAACGATGCCGGCGAGGTGGGCGGTAACGCCCCGGTGCTGACCCAGTTCGAGGACTCTGTGAACAACGCCTTCCTCAACATGGCGACGAAGCTCGACCTGTGCGACATCAATGCCATCGCGAAGGGGTTCGGGATGCAGCGTGCCGACGGCAAAGCGATGGACACCGGCCTCTATGCCACGGTTCTGGGCGGCAATGAAGTGTCGCCGCTGACCATGGCGGCGGCCTACGCCGGTGTCGCGAACAACGGCGCGTACTGCACGCCGGTCGCGATCTCGAGCATCACGGATTCGACGGGGGCCGCTGTCGCGGTGCCGCAGAGCTCGTGCACGCAGGTGGTCGACCCGAAGATCGCGCAGGCTGCGCTCTATGCGATGCAGGGCGTCATCCAGAGCGGTACCGCGACTGCCGCGAACCCGGCAGACGGCACGGCCCACTTCGGCAAGACGGGCACCACCGACTCCGAGAAGGACGTGTGGCTGGTCGGAGGTACATCGAAGGTCGTCTCCGCGTCATGGGTGGGAAACGTCACCGGCAATGTGTCGATACGCCAGACGACGGTGACGGGCGGGAACGGTGTCAAGGTCGGCAGTGGACTCTCGAGGCTGTACCTGTGGAAGGAGTTCTACAAGGGCACGGCCGACGCGCAGGGCGGGAGCAGCTTCCCTGCGCCGGATTCGAGCATGACGCGTAACTCCGGGAAGGCGCCCACGCCCACGCCCACGCCAACCGCGACGCCTACGCCGTCTCCTTCATCGTCCGGCGGGACGGGGAGCGGCGCGACGACTCCAGCCCCTGGCCCCACCTCGACACCGACGCCGACGCCCTCACCAGCGGTGACGCTGCCCGGTGTGGTGCCGCCCGCAGGGTGA
- a CDS encoding DUF4177 domain-containing protein has translation MTTWEYVTTPLMIHNTAAILNNWGSDGWELVQIVTNEQGGIVAYMKRPLQGSEPAAAAASAAAAAGSWNSEPGAGAGAEGAQ, from the coding sequence GTGACTACGTGGGAGTACGTGACCACACCGCTGATGATTCACAACACCGCTGCGATTCTGAACAATTGGGGGTCAGATGGCTGGGAGCTCGTGCAGATCGTCACCAATGAACAGGGTGGAATCGTCGCCTACATGAAGCGCCCGCTGCAGGGCTCGGAGCCTGCGGCGGCCGCCGCTTCTGCTGCTGCCGCTGCGGGGTCATGGAACAGCGAGCCCGGTGCGGGCGCTGGTGCCGAGGGCGCACAGTGA
- the acs gene encoding acetate--CoA ligase, protein MSNSIDNLLHETRRFAPSEEFRANAVAGADLYDRASGDRPAFWGEQARELLHWHTPFTRTLDWSNPPFAKWFDDGELNVAYNCLDRHVEAGNGDRVALNWEGEPGDSKTFTYAELTVEVKKAANVLAGLGIGRGDRVAIYLPMIPEAVISMLAVARLGAVHSVIFGGFSAESLRARIDDASAKLVITADGGWRKGKVSALKPAVDASLTIGGPENPSTVEHVLVVKRGNNDVAWVHGRDLWWHDQVDAASPEHEAQPFPAENPLFILYTSGTTGKPKGILHTSGGYLTQAAFTHKNIFDLHPETDVYWSTADVGWITGHSYVVYGPLANGTTQVIYEGTPDAPHPGRWWEIIQKYGVTILYTAPTAIRTFMKLGHHIPAQFDLTSLRLLGSVGEPINPEAWVWYRDVIGGGTTPVVDTWWQTETGAIMVSALPGVTTLKPGSAQVAVPGIHIEVLDDQGTPVPKNSGGLLVVSEPWPAMLRGIWGDPDRFVETYWSTFPGKYFAGDGARLDRDGDIWLLGRVDDVMNVSGHRLSTAEIESSLVSHPRVAEAAVVGAADETTGQAVVAFVIVREIEDDDDEPGAANALADGILDEVVAEFVAEAVAETVESLAAELRAHVATQIGAIARPKQVFIVAELPKTRSGKIMRRLLRDVAEGREIGDTTTLADTQVMNIISGTVG, encoded by the coding sequence ATGAGCAACAGCATCGACAATCTTCTTCACGAGACGCGGAGGTTCGCGCCGTCAGAGGAATTTCGGGCCAATGCGGTGGCGGGCGCAGACCTCTACGACCGGGCATCCGGTGACCGCCCTGCGTTCTGGGGCGAGCAGGCGCGCGAGTTGCTGCACTGGCATACGCCGTTCACCCGCACGCTCGACTGGAGCAACCCGCCGTTCGCGAAATGGTTCGACGACGGCGAGCTCAACGTGGCGTACAACTGCCTCGACCGCCACGTCGAGGCAGGCAACGGCGACCGTGTCGCGCTGAACTGGGAGGGTGAACCCGGCGACAGCAAGACCTTCACGTACGCCGAGCTCACGGTCGAGGTGAAGAAGGCGGCGAACGTCCTTGCCGGTCTCGGCATCGGTAGGGGCGACCGGGTCGCGATCTATCTTCCGATGATTCCTGAGGCCGTCATCTCGATGCTGGCCGTCGCGCGCCTCGGCGCCGTGCACTCGGTCATCTTCGGCGGATTCAGCGCAGAGAGCCTTCGCGCCCGAATCGACGACGCCAGCGCCAAACTGGTCATCACCGCCGACGGCGGCTGGCGCAAAGGCAAGGTCTCGGCGCTCAAACCCGCCGTAGACGCCTCCCTCACAATCGGTGGGCCCGAGAATCCCTCCACCGTCGAGCATGTGCTCGTGGTGAAGCGCGGCAACAACGACGTAGCGTGGGTTCACGGCCGAGACCTCTGGTGGCACGACCAGGTCGACGCCGCGAGCCCCGAGCACGAAGCCCAGCCCTTCCCCGCGGAGAACCCGCTGTTCATCCTCTACACGAGCGGCACGACCGGCAAACCGAAAGGAATCCTCCACACCAGCGGCGGCTACCTCACGCAGGCCGCCTTCACCCACAAGAACATCTTCGACCTCCACCCGGAGACCGACGTCTACTGGTCGACGGCCGACGTCGGCTGGATCACCGGGCACAGCTACGTCGTCTACGGCCCGCTCGCCAACGGCACCACCCAGGTGATCTACGAAGGCACGCCAGACGCTCCGCACCCGGGCCGCTGGTGGGAGATCATCCAGAAGTACGGCGTCACCATTCTCTACACCGCACCGACGGCCATCCGCACCTTCATGAAGCTCGGGCACCACATTCCGGCCCAGTTCGACCTCACCAGCCTGCGCCTGCTCGGTTCGGTCGGCGAGCCGATCAACCCCGAGGCGTGGGTCTGGTACCGCGACGTGATCGGTGGCGGCACGACTCCCGTGGTCGACACCTGGTGGCAGACCGAGACAGGGGCGATCATGGTTTCGGCGCTACCCGGGGTGACCACACTGAAGCCGGGGTCGGCGCAGGTGGCCGTGCCGGGCATCCACATCGAGGTTCTGGATGATCAGGGCACCCCCGTGCCGAAGAACTCCGGTGGCCTGCTCGTCGTCTCCGAGCCGTGGCCGGCGATGCTGCGCGGGATCTGGGGCGACCCCGACCGCTTCGTCGAGACGTACTGGAGCACGTTCCCCGGCAAGTACTTCGCTGGCGACGGTGCCCGGCTCGACCGCGACGGTGACATCTGGCTGCTCGGCCGCGTCGACGACGTGATGAACGTGTCGGGCCACCGCCTGTCGACCGCTGAGATCGAGTCATCGTTGGTCTCGCACCCACGGGTGGCCGAGGCCGCTGTGGTCGGCGCGGCAGATGAGACCACCGGCCAGGCGGTGGTCGCGTTCGTGATCGTGCGCGAAATCGAGGATGACGACGACGAGCCGGGGGCAGCGAACGCCCTGGCCGACGGGATTCTCGACGAGGTCGTGGCCGAGTTCGTTGCCGAGGCAGTTGCCGAGACCGTCGAAAGTCTGGCCGCAGAGCTTCGCGCCCACGTCGCCACGCAGATCGGCGCCATCGCCCGGCCGAAGCAGGTCTTCATCGTGGCCGAGCTGCCGAAAACCCGCTCAGGCAAGATCATGCGCCGCCTGCTGCGCGACGTGGCGGAGGGCCGGGAGATCGGCGACACCACCACGCTCGCCGACACGCAGGTGATGAACATCATCAGCGGAACGGTCGGTTAG
- a CDS encoding RidA family protein — protein MIEKRLAELGIALPTVSAPAGAYVPAVISGNLVFTAGQLPFVGGLLSQTGKVGEPGVVDGVGNAVGNAEGNGVGNTAGDGGGASGLVSPSQAKAFAQLSALNALAAVKSVLGSLDRVTQVVKVTGFVASDPSFTGQPGVINGASEFLVDVFGEAGVHARSAVGVAVLPLDSPVEVEIIVSFE, from the coding sequence ATGATCGAGAAACGCCTCGCCGAACTGGGCATCGCTCTTCCCACCGTTTCGGCTCCCGCCGGCGCCTATGTTCCTGCGGTGATCTCGGGCAACCTGGTGTTCACTGCCGGGCAGCTGCCCTTCGTCGGCGGACTGCTCAGCCAGACCGGCAAGGTGGGCGAGCCCGGCGTCGTCGACGGTGTGGGCAACGCTGTGGGCAACGCTGAGGGCAACGGCGTGGGCAACACTGCGGGTGACGGCGGTGGGGCATCCGGTCTCGTATCGCCGTCTCAGGCGAAGGCCTTCGCGCAGCTCAGCGCCCTCAACGCTCTTGCAGCCGTGAAGAGCGTGCTGGGTTCACTCGACCGCGTGACCCAGGTCGTCAAGGTGACCGGATTTGTCGCCAGCGACCCGTCGTTCACGGGGCAGCCGGGTGTCATCAACGGGGCGTCCGAGTTTCTGGTCGATGTGTTCGGTGAGGCCGGCGTGCACGCGCGATCGGCCGTCGGCGTGGCCGTGTTGCCACTCGATTCGCCGGTCGAGGTGGAGATCATCGTCTCGTTCGAGTAG